A part of Streptomyces sp. NBC_01210 genomic DNA contains:
- the lpdA gene encoding dihydrolipoyl dehydrogenase: protein MANDASTVFDLVILGGGSGGYAAALRGAQLGLDVALIEKGKVGGTCLHNGCIPTKALLHAGEIADQAREADQFGVKATFEGIDIKAVHKYKDEVISGLYKGLQGLIASRKVTYIEGEGRLSSPTSVDVNGQRVQGRHVLLATGSVPKSLPGLEIDGNRIISSDHALTLDRVPQSAIVLGGGVIGVEFASAWKSFGTDVTVIEGLKHLVPVEDESSSKLLERAFRKRGIKFNLGTFFEKAEYTQDGIRVTLADGKTFEAEVLLVAVGRGPVSAGLGYEEQGVAMDRGYVLVDEYMQTNVPTISAVGDLVPTLQLAHVGFAEGILVAERLAGLKTVPIDYDGVPRVTYCHPEVASVGITEAKAKEIYGADKVVALKYNLAGNGKSKILKTAGEIKLVQVKDGAVVGVHMVGDRMGEQVGEAQLIYNWEALPAEVAQLIHAHPTQSEALGEAHLALAGKPLHSHD, encoded by the coding sequence GTGGCGAACGACGCCAGCACCGTTTTCGACCTAGTGATCCTCGGCGGTGGTAGCGGCGGTTACGCTGCGGCGCTGCGTGGAGCTCAGCTGGGCCTGGACGTCGCCCTGATCGAGAAGGGCAAGGTCGGCGGCACCTGCCTGCACAACGGATGCATCCCGACGAAGGCACTGCTGCACGCCGGCGAGATCGCCGACCAGGCACGTGAGGCCGACCAGTTCGGTGTCAAGGCCACCTTCGAGGGCATCGACATCAAGGCCGTCCACAAGTACAAGGACGAGGTGATCTCGGGGCTCTACAAGGGTCTCCAGGGCCTGATCGCCTCCCGCAAGGTCACCTACATCGAGGGCGAGGGCCGACTGTCCTCCCCCACCTCCGTCGACGTCAACGGCCAGCGTGTCCAGGGCCGCCACGTCCTTCTCGCCACCGGCTCCGTACCGAAGTCGCTGCCGGGCCTGGAGATCGATGGAAACCGCATCATCTCCTCGGACCACGCGCTGACGCTGGACCGCGTCCCGCAGTCCGCGATCGTGCTGGGCGGCGGCGTCATCGGCGTCGAGTTCGCCTCCGCGTGGAAGTCCTTCGGCACCGATGTCACGGTCATCGAGGGTCTGAAGCACCTCGTGCCGGTCGAGGACGAGAGCAGCTCCAAGCTTCTTGAGCGCGCGTTCCGCAAGCGCGGCATCAAGTTCAACCTGGGCACCTTCTTCGAGAAGGCCGAGTACACCCAGGACGGTATCCGCGTCACGCTCGCCGACGGCAAGACCTTCGAGGCCGAGGTGCTGCTCGTCGCCGTCGGCCGCGGCCCGGTCTCCGCCGGTCTCGGTTACGAGGAGCAGGGCGTCGCGATGGACCGCGGCTATGTCCTGGTCGACGAGTACATGCAGACCAACGTGCCGACGATCTCGGCGGTCGGCGACCTCGTCCCGACCCTCCAGCTCGCGCACGTCGGCTTCGCCGAGGGCATCCTGGTCGCAGAGCGGCTCGCCGGTCTGAAGACCGTTCCGATCGACTACGACGGTGTGCCGCGGGTGACGTACTGCCACCCGGAGGTCGCCTCCGTCGGTATCACCGAGGCCAAGGCCAAGGAGATCTACGGCGCCGACAAGGTCGTCGCTCTGAAGTACAACCTCGCGGGCAACGGCAAGAGCAAGATCCTCAAGACCGCGGGCGAGATCAAGCTCGTCCAGGTCAAGGACGGTGCCGTGGTCGGCGTCCACATGGTCGGTGACCGTATGGGCGAGCAGGTCGGCGAGGCCCAGCTGATCTACAACTGGGAGGCTCTGCCGGCCGAGGTCGCGCAGCTCATCCACGCGCACCCGACGCAGAGCGAGGCGCTCGGCGAGGCCCACCTGGCCCTGGCCGGCAAGCCCCTGCACTCCCACGACTAG
- the sucB gene encoding 2-oxoglutarate dehydrogenase, E2 component, dihydrolipoamide succinyltransferase, giving the protein MAVSVTLPALGESVTEGTVTRWLKAEGERVEADEPLLEVSTDKVDTEIPAPAAGILASIKVAEDETVEVGAELAIIDDGSGAPAAAPAPAAAETAVAETPAAPAPAAEAPAAPAPAAEPAPASAPAGGATGTDVVLPALGESVTEGTVTRWLKEVGESVEADEPLLEVSTDKVDTEIPAPTSGVLLQIVVGEDETAEVGAKLAVIGAPGAAPAAAPAPAAPAPAAAPAPAPAATAPAPAPAATAPAPAPAAPAPAAPAPAPAPVAPAPAAAPAPAAVAPAPVAPAPVAPAAPAGDDGAYVTPLVRKLAAENGVDLSAVKGTGVGGRIRKQDVIAAAEAAKAATPAPAAAAPAAVSKAPALETSPLRGQTVKMTRMRKVIGDNMMKALHSQAQLTSVVEVDITKLMKLRNQAKDAFAAREGVKLSPMPFFVKAAAQALKAYPVVNARINEDEGTITYFDTENIGIAVDSEKGLMTPVIKGAGDLNLAGISKKTAELAGKVRSNKITPDELSGATFTISNTGSRGALFDTVIVPPNQVAILGIGATVKRPAIIETAEGTVIGIRDMTYLALSYDHRLVDGADAARYLTAVKAILEAGEFEVELGL; this is encoded by the coding sequence ATGGCGGTTTCCGTAACCCTTCCGGCGCTCGGCGAGAGCGTCACCGAGGGCACTGTCACCCGCTGGCTGAAGGCCGAGGGAGAGCGCGTCGAGGCCGACGAGCCGCTGCTCGAGGTGTCGACCGACAAGGTCGACACCGAGATCCCCGCCCCGGCTGCCGGCATCCTCGCGTCCATCAAGGTCGCCGAGGACGAGACCGTTGAGGTCGGCGCCGAGCTGGCCATCATCGACGACGGCTCGGGCGCGCCCGCTGCCGCCCCGGCCCCGGCTGCTGCCGAGACCGCGGTGGCCGAGACCCCCGCGGCTCCGGCTCCGGCCGCGGAGGCCCCCGCGGCTCCGGCTCCGGCCGCCGAGCCCGCTCCGGCCTCTGCCCCCGCGGGCGGCGCCACCGGTACCGACGTCGTCCTTCCCGCGCTCGGCGAGAGCGTCACCGAGGGCACCGTCACCCGCTGGCTCAAGGAGGTCGGCGAGTCCGTCGAGGCCGACGAGCCGCTGCTCGAGGTCTCCACGGACAAGGTCGACACCGAGATCCCGGCCCCGACGTCCGGAGTGCTGCTGCAGATCGTGGTGGGCGAGGACGAGACCGCCGAGGTCGGCGCCAAGCTGGCAGTGATCGGCGCCCCGGGTGCCGCGCCTGCCGCCGCGCCCGCTCCGGCTGCCCCGGCCCCCGCCGCCGCTCCGGCCCCGGCTCCGGCCGCGACTGCTCCGGCCCCGGCTCCGGCCGCGACTGCTCCGGCCCCGGCTCCGGCCGCGCCTGCTCCGGCCGCTCCGGCTCCGGCGCCCGCTCCGGTCGCTCCGGCTCCGGCTGCCGCTCCCGCCCCGGCCGCCGTCGCTCCGGCTCCGGTGGCTCCGGCTCCGGTGGCTCCGGCCGCCCCCGCCGGTGACGACGGCGCCTACGTGACCCCCCTGGTCCGTAAGCTCGCCGCCGAGAACGGCGTGGACCTGTCCGCGGTCAAGGGCACCGGCGTCGGTGGCCGTATCCGCAAGCAGGACGTCATCGCCGCCGCGGAGGCTGCCAAGGCCGCCACCCCGGCCCCGGCCGCCGCCGCTCCGGCCGCCGTCTCGAAGGCCCCGGCCCTCGAGACGTCGCCGCTGCGCGGTCAGACGGTCAAGATGACCCGCATGCGCAAGGTCATCGGCGACAACATGATGAAGGCGCTGCACTCGCAGGCCCAGCTGACCTCGGTCGTCGAGGTCGACATCACCAAGCTGATGAAGCTGCGCAACCAGGCCAAGGACGCGTTCGCCGCCCGCGAGGGCGTCAAGCTCTCCCCGATGCCGTTCTTCGTGAAGGCCGCGGCCCAGGCGCTGAAGGCCTACCCGGTCGTCAATGCCCGGATCAACGAGGACGAGGGCACCATCACCTACTTCGACACCGAGAACATCGGTATCGCGGTGGACTCCGAAAAGGGTCTGATGACGCCGGTCATCAAGGGTGCCGGTGACCTCAACCTCGCCGGTATCTCCAAGAAGACCGCGGAGCTGGCGGGCAAGGTCCGCAGCAACAAGATCACCCCGGACGAGCTCTCCGGTGCGACCTTCACCATCAGCAACACCGGTTCGCGCGGTGCGCTGTTCGACACGGTCATCGTGCCGCCGAACCAGGTCGCCATCCTGGGCATCGGCGCCACCGTCAAGCGCCCGGCGATCATCGAGACCGCCGAGGGCACCGTCATCGGCATCCGCGACATGACGTACCTGGCTCTCTCCTACGACCACCGTCTGGTGGACGGCGCCGACGCGGCCCGCTACCTGACGGCCGTCAAGGCGATCCTGGAGGCGGGCGAGTTCGAGGTCGAGCTCGGCCTGTAA
- a CDS encoding GntR family transcriptional regulator, which translates to MTPPVIHSLREQIREHIVEGIVSGRWKPGERIVERRIATELEVSQTPVREALRELESLRLIESAPNKGVRVRNLTAADLEESYPVRAGLEQIAAELAAARLAQDCSALEPHVAALYEADLAGDSAAQVRHTVGFHRELVRAAGNSVLLHTWEGLGIEVFTALSIRWLGTVQKSYAEEHQALVEAFRRQDPEIGPLVKAHVLGCAPRA; encoded by the coding sequence ATGACCCCGCCCGTCATCCACTCGCTGCGCGAACAGATCCGCGAGCACATCGTGGAGGGGATCGTCAGCGGCCGCTGGAAGCCCGGCGAGCGGATCGTCGAGCGGCGGATCGCGACCGAGCTGGAGGTCTCCCAGACGCCGGTGCGCGAGGCGCTGCGCGAGCTGGAGAGTCTGCGGCTGATCGAGTCCGCGCCCAACAAGGGCGTACGCGTACGGAATCTCACCGCCGCGGATCTCGAGGAGAGCTATCCGGTGCGGGCCGGTCTCGAGCAGATCGCCGCCGAACTGGCGGCCGCGCGGCTGGCCCAGGACTGTTCCGCGCTGGAGCCGCATGTGGCGGCGCTGTACGAGGCGGACCTGGCCGGGGACTCGGCCGCACAGGTGCGGCACACCGTCGGCTTCCACCGGGAGCTGGTGCGGGCCGCCGGGAACAGCGTGCTGCTGCACACCTGGGAGGGGCTCGGCATCGAGGTGTTCACGGCGCTCTCGATCCGCTGGCTCGGCACGGTGCAGAAGTCGTACGCCGAGGAGCACCAGGCTCTGGTCGAGGCGTTCCGGCGCCAGGACCCGGAGATCGGCCCGCTGGTGAAGGCCCACGTCCTGGGCTGCGCCCCCCGCGCCTGA
- the aceE gene encoding pyruvate dehydrogenase (acetyl-transferring), homodimeric type, with protein MTDPVGKLPSELDQLPDRDAEETAEWAASLDAVTEHAGPHRAAYLMRRTLQHAETAGVPVPRLLETDYVNTIPTAAEPAFDGDEAMEARITAWNRWNAAAMVTRGSRFGVGGHIATFASAAWLYETGFNQFFRGKEGDGSGDQLYIQGHASPGIYARAFLDGRLSEQQLDNFRQEAAGNGLPSYPHPRRLPWLWEFPTVSMGLGPLSAIYQARFNRYLANRSIKDTAGSHVWAFLGDGEMDEPESTAALALAARERLDNLTFVINCNLQRLDGPVRANFRVVQELEAQFRGAGWNVIKTLWGSAWDELFQLDTTGALVRRLREVPDAQFQTYATRDVAYIREHFFGAEPALVELAKLIGDAKIAECFYASRGGHEARKVYAAYKAAVEHKGAPTVILAQTVKGYTLGKGFESKNANHQMKKLTIDEFKGMRDLLGLPIPDSAFADGLVPYGHPGADSPEVRYLQERRAALGGPAPARRVQAVALPAPEERAFKALEKGSGKQEMATTMAFVRLVKDLMRDKETGKRWVPIVPDEARTFGMESLFPSAGIYSPLGQTYEPVDRDQLMYYKEAKDGQILNEGITEAGAMADFIAAATSYATHGEPMIPFYIFYSMFGWQRTADQMWQLADQLGKGFIVGATAGRTTLTGEGLQHADGHSQLIAATNPASLNYDPAFAYEIAVIVKDGLRRMYGPEAENVFYYLTVYNEPKPQPAMPEGVEEGILRGLYRFKEGVAQAADSPRLQLLASGTAIHWALEAQRLLSSDWGVTADVWSATSWGELRRDALECDEALLRGEQRIPYVTQALEGAPGPVLAVSDWMRQVPDQISQWVEQDYSSLGTDGFGLSDTRDAARRHFGVDAPSITVAALAQLARRGEVPASAVKEARERYGL; from the coding sequence ATGACCGACCCCGTAGGCAAGCTTCCGAGCGAGCTCGACCAGCTCCCGGACCGTGATGCCGAGGAAACCGCCGAGTGGGCGGCGTCCCTCGACGCCGTCACCGAGCACGCAGGACCGCACCGCGCCGCGTATCTGATGCGCCGTACCCTCCAGCACGCCGAGACGGCCGGAGTTCCCGTGCCCCGGCTGCTGGAGACGGACTACGTCAACACCATCCCCACCGCCGCCGAGCCCGCCTTCGACGGCGACGAGGCGATGGAAGCCCGCATCACCGCGTGGAACCGCTGGAACGCGGCCGCCATGGTCACCCGTGGCTCCCGCTTCGGCGTCGGCGGCCACATCGCCACCTTCGCCTCCGCAGCCTGGCTCTACGAGACCGGCTTCAACCAGTTCTTCCGCGGCAAGGAGGGTGACGGCTCCGGCGACCAGCTCTACATCCAGGGCCACGCCTCGCCCGGCATCTACGCCCGCGCCTTCCTCGACGGCCGCCTGTCCGAGCAGCAGCTCGACAACTTCCGGCAGGAGGCGGCCGGCAACGGACTGCCGTCCTACCCGCACCCGCGCCGGCTGCCCTGGCTGTGGGAGTTCCCCACCGTCTCCATGGGCCTCGGCCCGCTCTCCGCGATCTACCAGGCGCGCTTCAACCGCTACCTGGCCAACCGCAGCATCAAGGACACCGCGGGCTCGCACGTCTGGGCCTTCCTCGGCGACGGCGAGATGGACGAGCCCGAGTCGACCGCCGCCCTCGCCCTCGCGGCCCGTGAGCGTCTCGACAACCTGACCTTCGTCATCAACTGCAATCTGCAGCGCCTCGACGGTCCGGTCCGCGCCAACTTCCGTGTGGTGCAGGAGCTGGAGGCCCAGTTCCGCGGCGCGGGCTGGAATGTCATCAAGACGCTGTGGGGCTCCGCCTGGGACGAGCTGTTCCAGCTCGACACCACGGGCGCGCTGGTACGCCGGCTGCGCGAGGTGCCGGACGCCCAGTTCCAGACGTATGCGACGCGTGATGTGGCGTACATCCGCGAGCATTTCTTCGGCGCCGAGCCCGCGCTCGTCGAGCTGGCGAAGCTGATCGGCGACGCGAAGATCGCCGAGTGCTTCTACGCCTCCCGCGGCGGCCACGAGGCCCGGAAGGTGTACGCGGCGTACAAGGCGGCCGTCGAGCACAAGGGCGCGCCGACCGTGATCCTCGCGCAGACGGTGAAGGGCTACACGCTCGGCAAGGGCTTCGAGTCGAAGAACGCCAACCACCAGATGAAGAAGCTGACCATCGACGAGTTCAAGGGCATGCGTGACCTGCTCGGACTCCCGATCCCGGACAGTGCCTTCGCCGACGGCCTGGTGCCCTACGGCCACCCCGGCGCCGACTCCCCCGAGGTCCGCTACCTCCAGGAGCGCCGCGCGGCCCTCGGTGGCCCGGCCCCGGCCCGCCGCGTACAGGCGGTGGCGCTGCCCGCGCCCGAGGAGCGTGCCTTCAAGGCTCTCGAAAAGGGCTCCGGCAAGCAGGAGATGGCCACCACCATGGCCTTCGTACGCCTGGTGAAGGACCTGATGCGGGACAAGGAGACCGGCAAGCGCTGGGTTCCCATCGTCCCTGACGAGGCCCGCACCTTCGGTATGGAGTCGCTCTTCCCGTCGGCCGGCATCTACTCCCCGCTGGGCCAGACGTACGAGCCGGTCGACCGCGACCAGTTGATGTACTACAAGGAGGCCAAGGACGGCCAGATCCTCAACGAGGGGATCACCGAGGCCGGCGCCATGGCCGACTTCATCGCCGCCGCCACGTCGTACGCGACGCACGGCGAGCCGATGATCCCGTTCTACATCTTCTACTCGATGTTCGGCTGGCAGCGCACGGCCGACCAGATGTGGCAGCTTGCCGACCAGCTCGGCAAGGGCTTCATCGTCGGCGCGACCGCCGGCCGTACGACGCTGACCGGCGAGGGCCTGCAGCACGCGGACGGCCACTCGCAGCTGATCGCGGCCACGAACCCGGCGTCGCTCAACTACGACCCGGCCTTCGCGTACGAGATCGCCGTCATCGTCAAGGACGGTCTGCGCCGGATGTACGGCCCCGAGGCCGAGAACGTCTTCTACTACCTGACCGTCTACAACGAGCCGAAGCCGCAGCCCGCGATGCCGGAGGGTGTCGAGGAGGGGATCCTGCGCGGTCTCTACCGATTCAAGGAGGGCGTGGCCCAGGCCGCGGACTCCCCGCGGCTGCAGCTGCTGGCCTCCGGCACGGCGATCCACTGGGCCCTCGAGGCGCAGCGACTGCTCAGCTCCGACTGGGGAGTTACGGCCGATGTCTGGTCCGCGACCTCGTGGGGCGAGCTGCGCCGTGACGCGCTGGAGTGCGACGAAGCACTGCTGCGCGGCGAGCAGCGCATTCCGTACGTCACCCAGGCGCTGGAGGGTGCTCCGGGCCCGGTGCTCGCGGTCAGCGACTGGATGCGCCAGGTTCCGGACCAGATCAGCCAGTGGGTCGAGCAGGACTACTCCTCGCTCGGCACGGACGGTTTCGGTCTCTCGGACACGCGTGACGCGGCCCGCCGTCACTTCGGCGTCGACGCCCCGTCGATCACGGTCGCGGCGCTGGCCCAGCTGGCCAGGCGCGGCGAGGTCCCGGCCTCGGCCGTGAAGGAAGCGCGCGAGCGCTACGGCCTCTGA
- a CDS encoding MerR family transcriptional regulator: MFTIGDFARHGRVSARMLRHYDAIGLLRPARTDPFSGYRHYAAAQLAQLNRIIALKDLGFTLQQVQEILEDRVSTEELRGMLTLRQAELEAAMAASAARLAQVEARLRSIESEGHMPSQDVIVKSIPAVRVAELTATAAGYEPEHISPVISPLYDELFKRLEAVGVTPTGPGIAYYEDAPEGDGAILVHAGVTVAAGPQPGQDFEIVDLPAIERAATIVHRGPMDAIVPTAQNLARWIDAGDHRSAGYAREVNLECPADREKWVTELQEPLA, encoded by the coding sequence ATGTTCACCATCGGAGACTTCGCCAGGCACGGCCGTGTGTCGGCCCGCATGCTGCGTCACTACGACGCGATCGGGCTGCTGCGTCCCGCGCGGACAGATCCGTTCAGCGGCTACCGCCACTACGCGGCGGCCCAGCTCGCGCAGCTCAACCGCATCATCGCTCTGAAGGATCTCGGCTTCACGCTGCAACAGGTGCAGGAGATCCTGGAGGACCGGGTGAGTACGGAGGAGCTGCGCGGGATGCTCACCCTGCGGCAGGCGGAGCTGGAAGCGGCGATGGCCGCGTCGGCCGCGCGGCTGGCCCAGGTCGAGGCGAGGCTCCGGTCGATCGAGAGCGAGGGGCACATGCCCAGTCAGGACGTCATCGTCAAGAGCATCCCCGCGGTACGGGTGGCCGAGCTGACCGCCACCGCGGCAGGTTACGAACCCGAGCACATCAGCCCGGTCATCAGCCCTCTCTACGACGAGCTGTTCAAGCGTCTGGAGGCGGTCGGCGTGACTCCGACGGGGCCCGGCATCGCCTACTACGAGGATGCGCCCGAGGGCGACGGCGCGATCCTGGTGCACGCGGGAGTGACGGTCGCGGCCGGTCCGCAGCCCGGCCAGGACTTCGAGATCGTCGATCTGCCGGCCATCGAGCGGGCCGCGACGATCGTGCACCGCGGCCCGATGGACGCGATCGTGCCGACGGCCCAGAACCTGGCCCGCTGGATCGACGCGGGCGACCACCGCTCGGCGGGGTACGCGCGCGAGGTCAACCTCGAATGCCCGGCGGACCGCGAGAAGTGGGTGACCGAGCTGCAGGAGCCGCTGGCCTGA
- a CDS encoding helix-turn-helix transcriptional regulator, with protein sequence MRAARLIKMVLLLQARPSMTGAELARELEVSERTITRDALALSEAGVPVYADRGRAGGYRLVGGYRTRLTGLGRSEAEALFLSGLPGALREMGLEDAASAARLKVSAALLPSLSGASDSAAQRFHLDAPGWYQEPETPELLPAVAEAVWDDRRIKARYRRRDAEVERELEPYGLVLKAGVWYLCARARTAFRVYRIDRFTAVDVGGELFDRDEDFDLPAFWEERAAQFVRSILRAEVVVRVTEAGARRLPYVTDRAAAREALAAAEGPDGQGRVTLTLPVESHEVAYGQLFALGPEVELLEPPELRALFAESAERAAQLYR encoded by the coding sequence ATGCGTGCTGCCCGGCTGATCAAGATGGTGCTGCTCCTCCAGGCCAGGCCCTCCATGACCGGCGCCGAGCTGGCGCGCGAACTGGAAGTGTCGGAGCGGACCATCACCCGGGACGCCCTCGCGCTGTCGGAGGCCGGTGTCCCGGTCTACGCCGACCGGGGCCGGGCCGGCGGCTACCGGCTGGTCGGCGGCTACCGCACCCGGCTCACCGGGCTCGGGCGCAGTGAGGCCGAGGCCCTCTTCCTCTCCGGGCTCCCGGGCGCGCTGCGGGAGATGGGGCTCGAGGACGCGGCGTCCGCGGCACGCCTGAAGGTGTCCGCGGCGCTGCTGCCCTCGCTGAGCGGCGCCTCCGATTCGGCGGCGCAGCGGTTCCATCTGGACGCGCCCGGCTGGTACCAGGAGCCCGAGACGCCGGAGCTGCTGCCCGCGGTCGCCGAGGCGGTGTGGGACGACCGCCGTATCAAGGCCCGTTATCGACGCCGGGACGCCGAGGTGGAGCGGGAGTTGGAGCCGTACGGACTGGTGCTCAAGGCGGGCGTCTGGTACCTGTGCGCCCGCGCCCGCACGGCCTTCCGGGTGTACCGGATCGACCGGTTCACAGCGGTGGACGTGGGCGGCGAACTCTTCGACCGCGACGAGGACTTCGACCTGCCCGCCTTCTGGGAGGAGCGCGCGGCCCAGTTCGTACGCTCCATCCTCCGTGCCGAAGTGGTGGTCCGGGTCACGGAGGCGGGCGCGCGGCGGCTGCCGTACGTCACGGACCGGGCGGCGGCCCGCGAGGCGCTGGCGGCGGCGGAAGGGCCGGACGGGCAGGGCCGGGTGACGCTCACTCTGCCGGTGGAGTCCCATGAGGTCGCGTACGGGCAGTTGTTCGCGCTGGGACCGGAGGTGGAGCTGCTGGAGCCGCCGGAGCTGCGTGCTCTGTTCGCCGAGTCGGCGGAGCGGGCCGCCCAGCTCTACAGATAG
- a CDS encoding SDR family oxidoreductase: MTTDTPPAGKPLAGKIALVAGATRGAGRAIAVQLGAAGATVYVTGRTTRAQVSEVGRATETIEETAELVTAADGEAIAVPTDHLEPEQVRALVGRIERDHSRLDILVNDIWGGNHLLDFNTKMWDVDLDRGLRMLELGAKSHIITSSIALPLLVRQPGGLVIEVTDGTAETNKGFRENFYYDLAKNAPIRMAFILGEELKSVGCTAVAVTPGFIRSEEMLDIFGLTQETWRDGIEKQPHWALSESPVYLGRGVAALAADPERARWNGQSLSSGALAKEYGFTDTDGSRPDVWAFMLQEAAGADPSLADYR, encoded by the coding sequence ATGACGACGGACACACCACCGGCAGGGAAACCACTGGCAGGGAAGATCGCACTGGTCGCGGGCGCGACCCGTGGCGCGGGCCGCGCCATCGCGGTACAGCTGGGCGCCGCAGGCGCGACCGTGTATGTGACGGGACGGACCACCCGAGCGCAGGTCAGCGAGGTCGGCCGGGCGACCGAGACCATCGAGGAGACGGCGGAACTGGTCACGGCGGCGGACGGCGAGGCCATCGCCGTACCGACGGACCATCTGGAGCCGGAGCAGGTGCGGGCGCTGGTCGGGCGGATCGAGAGGGACCACAGCCGGCTCGACATCCTGGTCAACGACATCTGGGGCGGCAATCACCTGCTCGACTTCAACACGAAGATGTGGGACGTCGACCTGGACCGCGGGCTGCGGATGCTCGAACTCGGCGCGAAGAGCCACATCATCACCAGCAGCATCGCGCTTCCCCTGCTGGTGCGGCAGCCCGGCGGCCTGGTCATCGAGGTCACGGACGGCACGGCCGAGACGAACAAGGGCTTCCGCGAGAACTTCTACTACGACCTCGCCAAGAACGCCCCGATCCGGATGGCCTTCATTCTGGGCGAGGAGCTGAAGAGCGTGGGCTGCACGGCGGTGGCGGTCACCCCGGGCTTCATCCGTTCCGAGGAGATGCTCGACATCTTCGGCCTCACCCAAGAGACCTGGCGCGACGGGATCGAGAAGCAGCCGCACTGGGCGCTCTCCGAGTCGCCGGTCTATCTCGGCCGGGGAGTCGCGGCGCTCGCCGCCGACCCGGAGCGGGCCCGCTGGAACGGACAGTCGCTCTCCAGCGGAGCGCTGGCCAAGGAGTACGGCTTCACGGACACGGACGGCAGTAGGCCGGACGTCTGGGCCTTCATGCTCCAGGAGGCGGCGGGGGCGGATCCCTCCTTGGCTGATTACAGGTAG